Proteins found in one Gemmatimonadota bacterium genomic segment:
- a CDS encoding TIM barrel protein — MTLEMRIGLGQFNVLTDEKLAYIKQLGADDFLMNTPKLPGEKRWELEDLVDLKKRADHAELRLMALENVPIPFYDKAMLGLPGRDEQIENMKYTIRNMGKAGIPILGYHWIPSSVWRTPDPAVLRGGATATRFDFEAHRDAEPTFGRIFTADEMWDNYEYYMSRILPVAEESNVKLALHPDDPPIPMLGGVARIFSRFEGFKRAMDSFDSPYHGLDFCMGCWSEMGGHDYVIKAIRHFGGAGRIIYVHFRDVQGNVPCFNECFINEGNVDPYEVMRTLKEVGFNGFMITDHVPRFVDDTDWHHRGRAYAIGYMTAMLEMVNKLRPA; from the coding sequence ATGACCCTGGAAATGCGCATCGGCCTGGGACAGTTCAACGTGCTCACCGACGAGAAACTGGCCTACATCAAGCAGCTCGGCGCAGACGACTTCCTCATGAACACGCCGAAACTGCCGGGCGAGAAGCGCTGGGAGCTGGAGGACCTGGTCGACCTGAAGAAGCGGGCCGACCACGCCGAACTGCGCCTGATGGCCCTGGAGAACGTCCCCATCCCCTTCTACGACAAGGCCATGCTGGGGCTGCCGGGCCGCGACGAGCAGATTGAAAACATGAAGTACACGATCCGGAACATGGGCAAGGCGGGCATTCCCATCCTGGGGTACCACTGGATCCCCAGTTCCGTCTGGCGGACGCCCGATCCCGCCGTGCTCCGCGGCGGGGCGACGGCCACACGGTTCGATTTCGAGGCCCACCGGGACGCGGAACCCACCTTCGGCCGGATCTTCACGGCAGATGAGATGTGGGACAACTACGAATACTACATGTCAAGGATCCTGCCGGTCGCCGAGGAAAGCAACGTCAAGCTCGCCCTGCATCCCGACGACCCGCCCATCCCCATGCTGGGCGGCGTGGCGCGGATCTTCAGCCGCTTCGAGGGCTTCAAGCGGGCCATGGACTCCTTCGACAGTCCGTACCACGGCCTGGATTTCTGCATGGGATGCTGGTCGGAGATGGGGGGTCACGACTACGTGATCAAGGCCATTCGGCACTTCGGCGGCGCGGGCAGGATCATCTACGTCCACTTCCGCGACGTGCAGGGGAACGTGCCCTGTTTCAACGAGTGCTTCATCAACGAGGGGAACGTGGATCCCTACGAGGTCATGCGGACCCTGAAGGAGGTCGGGTTCAACGGGTTCATGATCACCGACCACGTGCCCCGTTTCGTGGACGACACCGACTGGCATCACCGGGGGCGCGCCTACGCCATCGGTTACATGACGGCCATGCTGGAGATGGTGAACAAGCTGCGGCCCGCCTAG
- a CDS encoding carbohydrate binding family 9 domain-containing protein — MVGEDPQMAGGHTLFLNRLHRWTITLSALIILGPVESEARQPAPEKRVYNTRHLTSLPPDIDGRGDDPAWNDVEWSGDFTQLDPDDGGEPTQQTAFKILFDDHNLYVLIRAFDTEPDRITNRVTRRDDWDNDWVEIHFDSYHDKRTAFSFTLTASGGRGDEAISNDGNDWDPSWDPVWFGASTIDEDGWLAEMRIPLSQLRFSGEEGQVWGLQVQRRLYRREERSGWQHIHRNSPGWVSLFGELRGLEGIESSHRIEILPYVVGDLNRFQAEAQNPFRDGQRTDGRIGLDGKIGLAGNITMDLAVNPDFGQVEADPSRVNLSAFELFFEERRPLFVEGKNITEFQVGGGGPFRNDQLFYSRRIGRSPQRSPDLSDGQTMDKPRNTPILAAAKITGKTPDGLSIGIVDAVTAETAARIDTKGARSEESVEPLTNYLIARLQQDFNDGGTSLGTMLTATNRNNNRTHFDFLNRAAYTGGIDFRHQWSDRTYWLNASMSFSHIRGEPEAITRVQRNSARYYQRPDADYVALDSTRTALSGHGGSFGIGRSGNSPWNMGISGTWRSPGLELNDVGFLRQADVFMQNSWFGYRSEKPNRIFREYNVFLNQWQGFTFGGDRKFLGGNVNGGGQFNNYWWVWFNVNSEIEGLSTTALRGGPALKSPGNVEFNFDVDTDGRKPVSFGIGGGHNRRRDDAGNSSWVYLSMRYRPSNAMNIRINPFFDTARNELQYVSNETFDDADQVGLADMAGPTYQADRYLLGRVEQKTLGIGIRLNYSITNNMSIQYYGQPFVSAGRYARFKRITDPRADRFADRFELFSDGQLAYDDSDETYRVDENMDGRTDYSFGDPDFNFRQFRSNLVLRWEYTPGSTLFLVWQQQRSRSGGTGEFDAGQDLNDLFDTYPSNIFLLKFNYWFSL, encoded by the coding sequence ATGGTCGGCGAGGACCCACAAATGGCTGGAGGACATACCTTGTTTCTGAACAGACTGCATCGGTGGACGATCACCCTGTCCGCCCTGATCATACTGGGACCCGTGGAATCCGAAGCACGCCAGCCGGCGCCGGAAAAACGGGTGTACAATACCCGGCACCTCACGTCGCTGCCCCCCGACATCGACGGCAGGGGCGATGATCCGGCCTGGAACGACGTGGAGTGGTCCGGCGACTTTACACAGCTGGATCCCGATGACGGCGGGGAGCCTACGCAACAGACGGCCTTCAAGATCCTTTTCGACGATCATAACCTCTATGTGCTGATCCGAGCCTTCGATACCGAACCGGACCGGATTACCAACCGCGTGACCCGGCGGGACGACTGGGACAACGACTGGGTGGAGATCCATTTCGACAGCTACCACGACAAGCGCACGGCATTTTCCTTCACGCTGACCGCCTCCGGCGGGCGGGGCGACGAGGCCATATCGAACGACGGCAACGACTGGGACCCGAGCTGGGACCCCGTATGGTTCGGAGCGTCCACCATCGACGAAGATGGATGGCTCGCCGAGATGCGCATACCCTTAAGCCAGTTGCGGTTCTCCGGCGAGGAGGGACAGGTATGGGGCCTGCAGGTACAAAGAAGGCTGTACCGCCGCGAGGAGCGTTCAGGCTGGCAGCACATCCACCGGAATTCGCCGGGCTGGGTCAGCCTGTTCGGTGAACTGCGCGGCCTGGAAGGGATCGAATCTTCCCACCGGATCGAGATCCTGCCCTACGTCGTGGGCGACCTGAACCGGTTCCAGGCCGAAGCACAGAACCCCTTCCGCGACGGCCAGCGCACCGACGGGCGCATCGGACTGGACGGCAAGATCGGGCTCGCCGGCAACATCACCATGGACCTGGCCGTGAACCCCGACTTCGGCCAGGTCGAGGCGGATCCTTCGCGGGTCAACCTGTCGGCCTTCGAGCTGTTCTTCGAAGAGCGGCGGCCCCTCTTCGTCGAAGGGAAGAACATCACCGAATTCCAGGTAGGCGGCGGCGGTCCGTTCCGGAACGATCAGTTGTTCTACTCACGGCGCATCGGCCGGTCTCCCCAGCGGAGCCCGGACCTCTCCGACGGCCAGACCATGGACAAGCCCCGGAATACGCCCATACTCGCCGCCGCGAAGATTACCGGCAAGACACCGGACGGCCTGTCCATCGGGATCGTGGACGCGGTGACCGCGGAAACCGCCGCCCGGATAGACACGAAGGGCGCGCGGAGCGAAGAATCCGTGGAACCGCTGACCAACTACCTGATCGCGCGCCTGCAGCAGGACTTCAACGACGGGGGCACATCGCTGGGTACGATGCTCACGGCGACCAACCGGAACAACAACAGGACCCACTTCGATTTCCTCAACCGGGCGGCCTACACGGGCGGGATCGATTTCCGCCACCAGTGGAGCGACCGGACCTACTGGCTCAACGCGAGCATGTCGTTCAGCCACATCCGGGGCGAACCGGAGGCGATTACCCGCGTGCAACGCAATTCCGCACGGTACTACCAGCGTCCCGACGCCGACTACGTGGCCCTCGACTCGACGCGGACCGCCCTGAGCGGCCATGGTGGCAGCTTCGGCATAGGCCGTTCGGGAAACAGCCCGTGGAACATGGGGATCTCCGGGACCTGGCGCTCACCGGGACTCGAACTGAACGACGTGGGATTCCTGCGACAGGCCGACGTTTTCATGCAAAACAGCTGGTTCGGTTACCGGTCTGAAAAACCGAACCGGATCTTCCGTGAGTACAATGTATTCCTGAACCAGTGGCAGGGGTTCACCTTCGGCGGGGACCGGAAGTTCCTGGGCGGCAACGTCAACGGGGGCGGGCAGTTCAACAACTACTGGTGGGTGTGGTTCAACGTGAACTCGGAGATCGAAGGCCTGTCCACCACCGCCCTGCGCGGCGGGCCGGCCCTGAAATCACCGGGCAACGTGGAATTCAATTTCGACGTCGACACCGATGGACGCAAGCCGGTCAGTTTCGGCATCGGCGGTGGCCACAACCGGCGCCGCGATGACGCAGGAAACTCGAGCTGGGTGTACCTGTCCATGCGGTACCGGCCGAGTAACGCCATGAATATCCGTATCAATCCGTTTTTCGACACCGCCCGGAACGAATTGCAGTACGTGTCCAACGAAACGTTCGACGACGCGGACCAGGTAGGCCTGGCCGACATGGCGGGCCCGACCTACCAGGCGGACCGTTATCTGCTGGGCCGCGTCGAACAGAAGACACTTGGGATCGGTATCCGGCTCAACTACAGTATCACCAACAACATGTCCATCCAGTACTATGGCCAGCCCTTCGTATCGGCCGGCCGCTACGCCCGGTTCAAGCGGATTACGGACCCACGGGCCGACCGGTTCGCGGACCGATTCGAACTGTTTTCGGACGGCCAGTTGGCCTACGACGATTCAGACGAAACTTACCGCGTGGATGAGAATATGGACGGCCGGACCGACTATTCCTTCGGCGATCCGGACTTCAACTTCCGCCAGTTCCGGTCGAACCTGGTGTTGAGGTGGGAGTATACGCCGGGTTCGACGCTGTTCCTCGTGTGGCAGCAGCAGCGCAGCCGCTCGGGCGGCACGGGCGAGTTCGACGCGGGGCAGGACCTGAACGACCTGTTCGACACCTATCCCTCGAACATCTTCCTCTTGAAGTTCAACTACTGGTTCTCGCTCTAG
- a CDS encoding sulfatase-like hydrolase/transferase → MLLPIGNHGCILSFRRHHCRPSRLPVFRRCARPYPAAVHRIARRSHMPGGRPNVLFIMTDQMRADCMSGVGHSVVRTPHLDQLASEGVLFRRAYVQSAVCGPSRMCFYTGRYPHANRSPWNEVPLPADEKTMGHFFDEAGYRAALCGKTHYTPDPFGDPGAQPEQGFRRAALAGLETWELNESRGEGWLAYLRSKGYAEDVIADPFAVEMPADADRDHSAYPTRFRREDSDTAFMTDRAMAFMDDAGDSPWFLHLSYFKPHLPIVAPHPYNALYDPADSPAPNRSSAELERPHPFHVPYRIERGGVAYDDEDVWRQRRATYYGLITEIDDHLGRLFCFMKDRGLWEDTLIIFTSDHGEYVGDHWMFEKELFYDEAYNVPFIVRDPRSCADATRGRTMNEFVESLDVLPTCLEVCGIGGTDGPGGAGAPGMPPALQGRSLVPLLRGERPTDWREAVFADWDFRFYWTPKKLGIQPERCRGWMVRDDRFKYWHFNGMPDVLFDLERDPGELRNVAEDLRYADAVRDLRVKLLDWRMSNEDVSRVAWTYARRPGFGHDPFTA, encoded by the coding sequence ATGCTTTTGCCTATCGGGAATCACGGCTGCATATTATCGTTCAGGCGGCACCATTGCCGCCCGTCGCGCCTTCCGGTTTTTCGCCGCTGCGCGCGGCCGTACCCCGCAGCCGTACATCGCATTGCGCGGAGATCCCACATGCCCGGTGGTCGACCGAACGTACTCTTCATCATGACCGACCAGATGCGGGCGGACTGCATGTCCGGCGTCGGCCACTCCGTGGTCCGGACGCCCCATCTCGACCAACTCGCCTCTGAAGGCGTCCTCTTCCGGCGGGCCTACGTGCAATCGGCGGTCTGCGGTCCCAGCCGCATGTGCTTCTACACGGGCCGGTATCCCCACGCCAACCGGTCTCCCTGGAACGAAGTGCCCTTGCCCGCGGACGAGAAGACCATGGGCCACTTCTTCGACGAGGCGGGTTACCGTGCGGCCCTCTGCGGCAAGACGCACTACACCCCCGATCCCTTCGGCGATCCCGGGGCGCAACCTGAACAGGGGTTCCGCCGCGCGGCCCTGGCCGGCCTGGAAACCTGGGAGCTGAACGAATCCAGGGGGGAGGGCTGGCTGGCCTATCTCAGGAGCAAGGGGTACGCCGAAGATGTCATCGCCGATCCTTTCGCGGTGGAAATGCCCGCGGATGCCGACCGGGATCATTCCGCCTACCCCACGCGTTTCAGGCGGGAGGACAGCGATACCGCCTTCATGACGGACCGGGCCATGGCCTTCATGGACGACGCCGGGGATTCGCCCTGGTTTTTGCACCTCTCCTACTTCAAGCCCCACCTGCCCATCGTGGCGCCCCATCCTTACAACGCGCTGTACGATCCCGCCGATTCCCCCGCGCCGAACCGGTCTTCGGCGGAACTGGAGCGTCCCCATCCCTTCCACGTCCCCTACCGGATCGAACGGGGCGGCGTGGCCTACGACGACGAGGACGTGTGGCGGCAGCGAAGGGCGACCTACTACGGGCTGATCACGGAGATCGACGACCATCTGGGCAGGCTGTTCTGTTTCATGAAGGACCGGGGGCTCTGGGAGGACACGCTGATCATCTTCACCTCCGATCACGGAGAATACGTGGGCGACCACTGGATGTTCGAGAAGGAGCTCTTCTACGACGAGGCGTACAACGTGCCCTTCATCGTCCGCGATCCCCGGTCCTGCGCGGACGCCACGCGCGGGAGGACGATGAACGAGTTCGTCGAGTCTCTGGACGTCCTGCCGACCTGCCTGGAGGTGTGTGGAATCGGCGGAACGGACGGACCCGGCGGTGCCGGCGCACCGGGCATGCCGCCCGCCCTGCAGGGACGGTCCCTCGTTCCCCTCCTGCGGGGCGAACGTCCGACCGACTGGCGCGAAGCGGTATTTGCGGACTGGGACTTCCGGTTCTACTGGACACCGAAGAAGCTCGGCATCCAGCCGGAGAGGTGCCGGGGATGGATGGTGCGGGACGACCGGTTCAAGTACTGGCACTTCAACGGCATGCCGGACGTGCTCTTCGACCTGGAACGGGATCCCGGCGAACTACGTAACGTGGCCGAAGATCTGCGCTATGCAGACGCGGTCCGGGATCTGCGCGTGAAACTGCTGGACTGGCGCATGTCCAACGAGGACGTGAGCCGGGTCGCGTGGACCTATGCGCGCCGCCCCGGATTCGGACACGATCCCTTCACGGCGTAA
- a CDS encoding proline dehydrogenase: protein MSRLFFLARRFVAGESLEAAVDVVRSLNGDGLDVTLNMLGEATREREEADEAVRQYLIMLDLIRDGALQANISVKLTHLGLDIDEAYCLDNLGRILEAAKERDIFVRLDMEGSPYTQQTLDIFYNLYDLHRNSGVVIQAMLLRSPHDIFVLNKIGARVRLCKGSYREPSDLALQRMPNIRGAFLSMTEQLLRDGHYPAFATHDDYLIEGVIRYAEQLEVPRDGFEFQMLYGLRPGFQKEMRARGFRMRVYVPFGTEWMPYFYRRLRERKENVWFVLRNLVRS, encoded by the coding sequence ATGAGCCGGTTGTTCTTCCTCGCCAGGAGATTCGTCGCAGGGGAATCCCTCGAGGCCGCGGTCGACGTCGTCCGGTCGTTGAACGGCGACGGGCTCGACGTGACCCTGAACATGCTCGGCGAAGCGACCCGTGAACGCGAAGAGGCGGACGAGGCCGTCCGCCAGTATCTTATCATGCTGGACCTGATCCGGGACGGCGCGCTCCAGGCCAATATCTCCGTCAAGCTCACCCACCTGGGACTGGATATAGACGAAGCGTACTGCTTAGACAACCTGGGCCGGATCCTTGAAGCCGCGAAGGAACGGGACATCTTCGTACGGCTGGACATGGAAGGCTCGCCCTACACGCAGCAGACCCTGGATATCTTCTACAACCTGTACGACCTTCACAGGAACTCCGGCGTGGTGATCCAGGCCATGCTGCTGCGCAGCCCCCACGACATCTTCGTGCTCAACAAGATCGGAGCCCGCGTGCGGCTGTGCAAGGGATCCTACCGGGAACCCTCCGACCTGGCCCTGCAGCGGATGCCCAACATCCGCGGCGCGTTTCTTTCGATGACGGAACAGCTCCTGCGGGACGGCCACTATCCCGCTTTCGCGACGCACGACGATTACCTGATCGAGGGCGTGATACGGTACGCCGAGCAACTGGAAGTCCCGCGGGACGGCTTCGAGTTCCAGATGCTCTATGGCCTGCGTCCGGGATTCCAGAAGGAAATGCGCGCAAGGGGTTTCCGCATGCGTGTCTACGTGCCCTTCGGAACGGAGTGGATGCCCTATTTCTACCGGAGGCTCAGGGAACGCAAGGAGAACGTATGGTTTGTCCTGCGCAACCTGGTCCGAAGCTGA
- the tsaD gene encoding tRNA (adenosine(37)-N6)-threonylcarbamoyltransferase complex transferase subunit TsaD yields MLILGIDTSCDETAAAVVRDETTVLSNVISSQGIHVEYGGVVPELASRAHLALLLPAIESALQQASCEPNGLDAIAVTYGPGLAGCLLIGLSTVKSIAMAMDKPLVGVNHIEGHVFAGRLADGELAPPFIALVVSGGHTQLVLVEDWGRYNILGNTRDDAAGEAFDKVARLMRIGYPGGPVIDRLSRDGDPGFLDFPRTYLDPDGFEFSFSGLKNAIRMYLSGQAEAEIDRDRAHIAASFQEAVVDVLVDKSVAAAAAAGVDAILITGGVACNSRLRERMTERGAESGRRVVYPPPILCTDNGAMIAAAGAYRFRKGQRDGLSLSVQPRARLADLTGAGMNGGTARP; encoded by the coding sequence ATGCTCATCCTCGGAATCGATACCTCCTGCGATGAAACCGCGGCCGCTGTCGTACGCGATGAAACGACGGTCCTGTCCAACGTAATCTCCTCGCAGGGCATACACGTCGAATACGGGGGCGTCGTGCCGGAACTGGCCTCCCGGGCCCACCTGGCCCTTCTGCTGCCTGCGATCGAATCGGCCCTGCAGCAAGCTTCCTGCGAACCCAACGGCCTGGACGCAATCGCCGTGACCTACGGCCCCGGACTTGCGGGCTGCCTGCTGATCGGACTTTCCACGGTCAAATCCATCGCGATGGCCATGGACAAACCCCTGGTCGGCGTGAACCACATCGAAGGCCACGTGTTCGCGGGACGCCTGGCGGACGGGGAGCTCGCCCCTCCCTTCATCGCGCTCGTCGTATCCGGCGGACACACGCAGCTGGTGCTTGTCGAGGACTGGGGCCGTTACAACATCCTGGGCAATACGCGCGACGATGCGGCCGGCGAGGCCTTCGACAAGGTCGCCAGGCTGATGCGGATCGGGTATCCCGGCGGTCCCGTCATCGACCGGTTGTCGCGGGACGGAGATCCCGGGTTCCTGGACTTTCCCCGGACCTACCTCGATCCCGACGGCTTCGAGTTCAGTTTCAGCGGCCTCAAGAACGCCATACGCATGTATCTTTCGGGACAGGCCGAAGCGGAGATCGACCGCGACCGCGCCCACATCGCCGCGTCCTTCCAGGAAGCCGTCGTAGACGTGCTGGTCGACAAGTCCGTGGCCGCCGCCGCGGCCGCAGGAGTGGACGCCATTCTGATCACGGGAGGTGTGGCGTGCAACAGCCGGCTGCGCGAGCGGATGACCGAAAGGGGCGCCGAATCGGGGCGCCGGGTGGTCTATCCCCCACCCATTCTGTGCACGGACAACGGCGCCATGATCGCGGCGGCCGGAGCTTACCGGTTTCGCAAGGGGCAGCGGGACGGACTCTCGCTTTCCGTCCAGCCCCGCGCGCGCCTGGCGGATCTAACCGGCGCCGGGATGAACGGCGGGACAGCGCGGCCATGA
- a CDS encoding NCS2 family permease: MNRIASFFRFDEHKTDWRTEATGGLTTFMTMAYIVAVNPAMLSEAMGQALFGELLFATCASAAIGTLLMALLANYPFALAPGMGLNAFFTYTIVLGMGVDWRIALAVVLASGLLFLLLTILRVREAIITAVPEPLKRATAAGIGLFIAFIGLRNAGIIVDDPVTLVDLGDVRSWPFALTLVGMAGIGVMLARGIRGAILLGVAGVAFLAMVIGEVPWPAGVVSLPAWPATLFGEAIVHLPYTLDTMFLHLVFAFLFVDLFDTMGTLVGLSERSGFLDSQGRLPRANRALLADSVGSVFGSVLGSSTVTTYIESATGISSGARTGFASLVVAFLFLGTLFVAPLVESIPVFATAPALIVTGVLMMAAAARVNWSDVTEAVPVFLTLISIPLTFSIADGLAVGFVAYPVIKRLSGKGADVHPLVDVLALVFIARYVFME, encoded by the coding sequence ATGAACCGTATCGCGTCATTCTTCAGGTTCGACGAACACAAAACGGACTGGCGGACCGAGGCCACCGGCGGCCTGACCACCTTCATGACGATGGCCTATATCGTGGCGGTAAACCCCGCCATGCTGTCGGAGGCGATGGGCCAGGCGTTGTTCGGAGAACTCCTGTTCGCCACGTGCGCGTCCGCCGCCATCGGCACGCTTTTGATGGCGCTGCTGGCGAACTACCCCTTCGCCCTGGCGCCCGGCATGGGGCTCAACGCCTTTTTTACCTATACCATCGTGCTGGGCATGGGGGTGGACTGGCGTATCGCGCTCGCCGTGGTGCTGGCGTCGGGTCTCCTGTTCCTGTTGTTGACCATACTGCGCGTTAGGGAAGCCATCATCACGGCGGTGCCCGAACCGCTCAAGCGCGCGACGGCGGCCGGCATCGGACTGTTCATTGCGTTCATCGGTCTCAGGAACGCCGGCATCATCGTGGACGATCCGGTCACCTTGGTGGACCTGGGGGACGTGCGTTCCTGGCCTTTCGCGCTGACGCTCGTCGGTATGGCGGGTATCGGCGTCATGCTTGCCCGGGGTATTCGCGGTGCGATCCTGCTGGGTGTCGCCGGGGTCGCTTTCCTGGCCATGGTCATCGGTGAAGTTCCCTGGCCCGCAGGCGTGGTCAGCCTGCCCGCCTGGCCCGCCACCCTCTTCGGGGAGGCGATCGTCCACCTGCCGTACACCCTGGACACGATGTTTCTCCATCTCGTCTTCGCCTTTCTGTTCGTGGACCTGTTCGATACCATGGGTACACTGGTCGGCCTCTCGGAACGCTCGGGTTTCCTGGACTCTCAGGGCCGGCTGCCCCGGGCCAACCGCGCGCTGCTGGCGGACTCCGTCGGGTCGGTTTTCGGCAGCGTGCTGGGCTCATCGACCGTGACCACCTACATCGAGAGCGCCACCGGCATATCTTCCGGTGCGCGGACGGGATTCGCCAGCCTGGTCGTCGCTTTCCTGTTCCTCGGCACGTTGTTCGTGGCACCCCTGGTCGAATCCATACCGGTTTTCGCCACCGCGCCGGCCCTGATCGTAACGGGCGTGCTGATGATGGCCGCGGCGGCGCGGGTGAACTGGAGCGACGTGACGGAAGCGGTCCCCGTGTTCCTGACGTTGATTTCGATCCCGTTGACCTTCAGCATCGCCGACGGGCTGGCCGTGGGTTTCGTCGCCTATCCGGTCATCAAGAGGCTGAGCGGCAAGGGCGCGGACGTGCATCCACTCGTCGACGTCCTGGCGCTTGTATTTATCGCACGTTACGTTTTCATGGAGTGA